The following coding sequences lie in one Borreliella spielmanii genomic window:
- the truA gene encoding tRNA pseudouridine(38-40) synthase TruA, with translation MKKILAEIAYDGSIYHGFQIQPTKPTIQGEIEKALMKINKKKIKIHSSGRTDKGVHAKRQIITFNMNIDIQLNNLKKALNAILLKSGIKILKLKHVKNSFHPRFSAQKRKYSYCILNSDNYYPWEGYQAYYVNKKLNISNLNQMAKILIGSHDFTTFSCIKDRSKSKFRHIHFAKFKKKGKYIIFEIIGSSFLWKMVRSIVGTMLDIEIKNESIFTFEEILQSKNRNLARTTAPANALFLDKVYYE, from the coding sequence ATGAAAAAAATATTAGCTGAAATCGCTTATGACGGATCTATATATCATGGATTTCAAATACAACCAACAAAACCTACAATTCAAGGAGAAATTGAAAAAGCTCTAATGAAAATCAACAAAAAAAAAATAAAGATTCATTCATCCGGAAGAACAGATAAAGGAGTCCATGCAAAAAGACAAATAATAACTTTTAATATGAACATCGATATTCAGCTAAACAATCTAAAAAAAGCTTTAAATGCAATTTTATTAAAATCTGGTATAAAAATACTAAAACTCAAGCATGTGAAAAATTCATTTCATCCACGTTTTAGCGCTCAAAAAAGAAAATACAGTTACTGTATATTAAACAGCGATAACTACTACCCCTGGGAAGGCTATCAAGCTTATTATGTAAATAAAAAACTAAACATAAGTAATTTAAACCAAATGGCTAAAATATTAATTGGAAGTCACGATTTTACCACATTTTCATGCATAAAAGATAGAAGCAAATCCAAATTTAGGCACATACATTTTGCCAAATTTAAAAAAAAGGGAAAATATATTATTTTTGAAATAATAGGATCTTCTTTTTTGTGGAAAATGGTAAGATCAATAGTAGGTACAATGCTAGATATCGAAATAAAAAACGAATCAATTTTTACTTTTGAAGAAATACTACAATCAAAAAATAGAAATCTTGCAAGAACAACTGCACCCGCAAATGCTTTATTTTTAGACAAGGTTTATTATGAATAA
- a CDS encoding DUF2225 domain-containing protein → MKKISYFTKEKIECPICSFKFQKEELLTGSSRLIAGKLKIDLKREYIKNEKYGNIYPRIYSVIVCPKCYFATFPNEFNSIPKNKKEILQNKKSERKKINAIFDNMINFSKSRTLKEGAASYILAMLCYEHLEKNHNPTLNQAKSAIRAAWTFEDLEKEEPDKNYNYLQKIFYHKAAYLYKLVIEKDKDNSEPVSSSTIFGPDTDKNYGYDSVLYLSGLLEYFYGNKDNKEYRYKQLNDIKTTLSKIAGMGKSSKEKPSILLDKIKEVYFKISKEMKNLK, encoded by the coding sequence ATGAAAAAAATATCATATTTTACAAAAGAAAAAATTGAGTGCCCAATATGCTCTTTTAAATTTCAAAAAGAAGAACTTTTGACTGGAAGTAGCAGATTAATAGCTGGAAAGTTGAAAATTGATCTAAAAAGAGAATATATAAAAAACGAAAAATATGGCAATATTTATCCTAGAATATATTCTGTAATAGTATGTCCAAAATGCTACTTTGCAACATTCCCAAACGAATTTAATTCAATTCCTAAAAACAAAAAAGAAATTTTGCAAAATAAAAAATCCGAAAGAAAAAAAATAAATGCTATTTTTGATAATATGATCAACTTTAGCAAATCTAGAACATTAAAAGAAGGAGCTGCAAGCTATATTCTTGCCATGCTATGTTATGAGCATCTTGAAAAGAACCATAACCCCACATTAAATCAAGCAAAATCAGCAATAAGAGCCGCTTGGACATTTGAAGACCTTGAAAAAGAAGAACCAGACAAAAACTATAATTATCTTCAAAAAATATTTTACCACAAAGCTGCATATCTTTATAAACTGGTTATCGAAAAAGACAAAGACAATTCAGAACCTGTTAGCTCGTCAACCATATTTGGCCCAGATACAGACAAAAATTATGGCTATGACAGTGTTCTTTACTTATCAGGCCTTCTAGAATACTTTTATGGAAATAAGGACAATAAAGAATACAGATACAAACAATTAAACGACATAAAAACTACTCTTTCTAAGATAGCAGGAATGGGTAAATCTTCAAAAGAAAAACCTTCAATACTTTTAGACAAAATCAAAGAAGTTTACTTTAAAATATCAAAGGAAATGAAAAATCTTAAATAA
- the acpS gene encoding holo-ACP synthase has protein sequence MRSIGCDIIRVERFKSFLENKKKLERFFTYKEIENFKLKGGNIIESLAGKFAAKESLIKALTPLLQYKINYSLKDIEVIKSLKGNAKFCLHNEIEKFAIKMNLKLYLTISHEKEYAIAFVMVEN, from the coding sequence ATGAGGTCAATAGGATGTGATATAATAAGAGTTGAAAGATTTAAAAGTTTTTTAGAAAATAAAAAAAAATTGGAGAGATTTTTTACATATAAAGAGATTGAAAATTTTAAATTAAAAGGGGGCAACATTATAGAAAGTTTAGCTGGAAAATTTGCAGCTAAAGAATCTTTAATCAAAGCATTAACTCCACTATTGCAATATAAAATAAATTACAGTCTTAAAGATATTGAGGTAATAAAATCTTTAAAAGGAAATGCAAAATTTTGTTTGCATAATGAAATTGAAAAATTTGCAATAAAAATGAATTTAAAACTATACCTAACAATATCCCATGAAAAGGAGTACGCTATTGCATTTGTAATGGTAGAAAATTAA